The nucleotide sequence TTAGAGgctaaacagttagagatatcgGTCTCTGGTTTTTGATAAtccgtaaaaaagtatatttaagcTTAACCTGTTTGTTGATTAAAAACATTATAGGCAATGTATGAGTTATGTTGGATAGGGTATTTTACTAAAAGTCAGCCAGTGTTGAAGCTCGGACACACAAGAAAGTGGGACTATGAAAGGTGACTTCGGAAAACAAATACATATCAAATTGAGTTGTTTCTTCAGTACCTTTAcaaatttatgaataattttcttcacaatttaAGTGTTTTACTTTCTTTTTCCCATGTTCCTATGTAGGAGagagctttcaggcttcgcacacactgtagcttcgaacactttatatttttcgtatttttcctatattcctttaatagcTCTGTTCCGTAATatcctttcgaagagacaaagccactccaaagccaagtcaaacctattcgaaaatctataggaagcctaaagtgcaagttcacgtactcgccgctttagcgctgattgttcttcCTTTTCTAATTTCGCTGTTCTTGACAATTCAATCATCAATAATGTCaacaaaaatgtgtaaatgcttgctgcaaaaagtgaatttttgtgtagttttgggGAATTTCagaatggcagaacgtttggattgcgatttcattgaaaaaatgtcctttttatgaacttgctcacacagtaaaaaaaaattacaaggataatcgttggtttgcttttttaccacgattattcatgtaaagttacacaaattatgtatgtcaacaaaacgtgtaatctgaaaatgtgtaatttaaattttatgtaattgtaaaccgtgtaatcaattgggaatgattacacagttttgtatattttcttacatatttcgtgtaaaataacacagttttcaaataaaaggtgtacaaattacacagttttcagacaaaatgtgtacaaattacacaaatgtgtattactACACatgtttaatataaaatttacaatgaaaatcatggtaaagcagccaaaaattttttactgtgacTTTTGTGAAACTCGTCAGTTTAAAGTTAAACCTTCGAACTTCCAAagggtttttaggtaaattttctctgatataccttcgaatcggtacagaaaacacttcaaccggagagagctctcaaatcgggaaggtggggaaggttattactgaacgagaggaatgaaTCTGATCTATATTTTCGGGAAATATGTGACTGAAGACTAGCTTTCAAAATATATCGCCATAGGTAAATGTTCGAAGCCATggtatgtgcgaagcctcaaaGCCTTCCGCTATTTACTTTCTCGATGCATTTTAAAGATGCTCTTCCCACAAAACAACAAAACGAGCttaagtaataaattttaattgaacaaCGTTGCACCtcattttgtgatttataaattgtaaGAACATTTTCATGGTCAACCCATTGCACTTTATTTCAACGACAAAAGATTAAATTACAACAGAGCAAATGGTAACAATAGCTGTGAAATAGTAATTAATACTAAAATATATCATTATCTAATTTATATCTCGAAGATAATTCAGTCCAATCATTTCACAGACTGATAGCAAATAATCTCAATGGAACTTTACAATCTACTTAAAATTTGCGATTAGGCAAACGATTATGAAAATGGAGCCAATTAGAGTAATTGATGATTTCGTTTGTGTGGAAGCCGAATTGTGCTGCTCAATCCATTCAGCGATTGCAGGTGAATATTTATTGAGCCACGCAATATTCTCTTCTGCTTTTGCAATAGCAGAATGGGCAATATTCTTCAGACTTGGAGCTGCACCTTGATTTTGGTCAACTTTCTCGGCCACAATGTTCTTCAACTGAAACGATAAGAATgttgcaataaaaaatgttttaaatgtcAGGCTGCAATATTACCAAGATAAGTTCCTCTTCTGTTTTTATGTTATTGCCCAGAGTTTGGTAAATTCGAGACAGCGATTCATACCCTTGCTCAATCTCATTGTAGAATTGAGCGAAGAATTCTAGGCCTTCTGTAACGCTATATTGATCTGAAGAAATAATTGCAGCAAATATATCATTGTAGTCCCCAGGGAGGAAGTTAATGTTGGGATCTTTATTCAAAGTCATTTGCAGGATAGATGATCTAAGAGATTGACTGTTTACACAGCTAAATGACGCTATGATATCACCAAGTTCTTGAGAATACTTTCTCCTTGATCTCTCCGTTCGAGTGTACTCAGACAACTTGAAGTAATACAGTTGAAGGGGCCAGGACGATTCTTCAGTTTTCTTCAGATATCCACAAAATACAGCTGGGCGAGTGTTAGGAATTACATTATCCAGATACTGAATAGAGTCCTCGACGCATTCCTCAACTTCCAGCTCACATGCTAATTTTGTTACTTCACTTCGCAACATCTTTTTCAAGTGAGGATCACCCCTATCTTCATTGAAAGTAACCTggttgtaaatatttgtaacaATCCCCTGTAAGAATTTCCTAAATGGGATGTCGGTTCCTCTTAGAATTTGTTCCAGATGTCGGATATGTTTAATAGCAACAGTTACGGGGATATAATCGGTTTCGTTTCGAAGATACTTTACTAGATCCAAGGGAATCTTATAGGGGACTTGACCGTACTTAGCTAGAGTAAAGGCATCATCGAGAAGTTGAGCCCTGTTGGCTACTGCAATTGTAGTGGGTTCACTATAGAGACTTTCAGTAATTAACCGCCAGTTTTTCGTATCATAGTTCACGCGGTAGTAGTAGGTTGCTCTCTTATTAAGGATCACCCAGTCGTCGTTAATTTCATCAGGCAATGCAATAGAAATTGTTGGTAATTCTGGAAATATGACGTTTACTGGTTCAGTATTTGAATAATCTGGATACTTTGCTGTAGCATAATTAATAGGAACGTAGTACCGGTTTTGTGGAACTTCAACATCCTCACTTGCAATGAAACGTCTCTGAGTTATTTCCATTATTCTGTTTTGGTAATCTCGGGTAACTGTAATAAGGGGATATCCAGGATTCTCAACCCAGCTTGAGAAAATTCTATCAATTCTAATTCCATAAGTATTATTTTCAAGGTGATCGTATAAATTCTGTGGAACTGCTGAACTGTAACTCATGGCTTTAATGTAGCTTTTGATGGCATCTTTAAAAGCTTCTTTTGACACTACGTTCTGAATCATGCGAATAACACTGGCAGCCTTCTGATACGGAATGTAAGTGTAAACACCCCAAATGTCATCTAGGGTCTCAATGTTATCAGCCATGCTCCTAGCATTAAGTGAAGCATCCCGTTCCATTGCGTTTTGCTGCGTATGAACTACGAACTGATCCATCAACTCCCACTCAGGGTACAGTTGATCAGTAATCACGTCTTCGTAAAATGTGGCAAATCCCTCGTTGAGCCAAATTTCGGACCACCATTCAGCAGTTACTTCATTCCCAAACCACTGATGAACCAGTTCATGGGTGATGGTTTTTGTCATCTGCTGAAGAGATTTCGTAGTTACCGTAGCTTCGTCGTAGAGGAGTCGGCTGCTAAGAAAGGTGATGAGACCCCAGTTTTCCATTGCACCCATTAAAAAATCATCGAATGCCACCAAGTCTAGCTTCGGCAATTGGAAAGGAGCTTCAAAGTACTCTTCAAGCTTCCTCAAGGACTGCTGTCCAATCGTTAGTGAATAGTTTGTCATGTAGAGGTGCTCTGGCTGGGAGTAAATACTGAAGTTTCCCGCTGAGTTGGGGTTTTCAGAAAAATCTGATACGATAAAAGCTAGGAGATAGGTTGACATTTTAGGAGTAGGCCTGAAGTTTGTTTGGAGTATTCCTGGTGCCCTGTAATAATCGCAAGGTTAATACAACACTATTTCAATTTAGTGGAAGATGGGGTACCGTAGAAGCGGGTAACTTTGCGTAAGCTACTTTTCgtataagcttttctttaattctagcacttataaatggtttttaaacCATTCGTAAATGTTCTGGTGGTCTTTATACCATCATTAAGCGATATAGTTAAAAGAGAGCTCAAAAAAAGGGGTGCAAAATAACCCCCGGAGTGTAAAGGCACTATCTACGGTATAGAAAAGCACGTTACCTTTGGATgacttaagcttcgaacaattcaatctTTTCTCTATATTCCAAATGGATTTGACTCATggatttttccaggaaatttgaTGCATCGGActacctattaaaatataatattataatgggtcaaattcattaaaaacatattcaaGAGAACGAAAtgttcgaagcttcagtcgtccgaaagtagggCGCTTTCGCCTACTGATTTTTGTTTCTACACTCTCCTTGAACTATGCCGAACATTTCTTCGGGGAACAAAGATCCCTATAGTGTCTATCAGTTTGTAACTACTCCATGTTTACTACTTCACATTTCCCCCAGGGTTTCCCTAGTTCACATTAACTTAGTAATAACTTACACAATTTCTGGAGCATTGAAAGGTTGCATATTGGAGAGAGCATGGTATTTGTTCGAATGAGTTATGCTAACCGTAAACGTAGCTTTGTAATGTGGTTCGTCGTAGCAGGGAAAGATCATACGAGCATAAATTGAAGCTAGAAATGTCGTTGCTGCTTGATGTTTCTGACCATCTTCAGTCCAGTAATAGCTCATGTAGAGTCCCTTCAAATCATTTCGTATCGATCCATCGAATTCCAGAGAGAAATCGTAAGTTCCTATTGGCAGTTGGTCAAAGGTGAATTGGGCAATCTCTGAACTTGTGTTCAACAATGTCTCCTTGAGTACATAATCATTCGTTTgggtttttaaagaaattgactCAGTGTATATTGTAATATCTCTATAATTTAGAGAAATCTTATCAGTAGGTTCAATCACATCCAAATTGATCTTAACGCTCCCATTGAATACTCCACCATCgacatcaataaataaaaaaaggtcaTAGTGATTGGGTTTCGAAGTAGATGGTAAATGATATTTGCAAAATGCTGTAGAAATGCAGATAAACAATATCAAAAGGTAAGATTTCATTGCGATAGCACTATTCACAGGGGAAATTTTCACTTGGCTTAGGGCACTTCATTCAGTGCTAAGACAGAGAACTTCTGAAAGCTTACTGATTAGCTGAGAGTCTTTGGGAGAATTTCTTTGCATCATATTGTTCATTTACTGATAAAAAAGATAACAAACATGTCCCCCTGAAGACAAATAGGCAGGCAATAAAGATAAGTACTTGATAATGAGCCACTAATCTTACACGGAGAAAAACGAGATAGtacaatttacaaattttcattgaaGAAGCTATAGTGCTCATGAGCAAGTAGttaatttgctttgtttttgGCTCAGATACTGCTGCAAAATGAAAAAGGAagtttgaggtttttttttatggaagGCTGTTTTGccccggaggcagccaaaatccagaaagtcaaaatcccgaacgccaaaatcccgaaaaggctaaaatcccgaaaaggctaaaatcccgaaagccaaaatccaaaaaaccaaaatcacgaatgttgtaaatcctgaaagggatgaaatggataaaattatatagAGGATAATGTCTAGAATACTTTCCCaagacatagaaaatttccttttgcctcctGTAGGTGCGGGttcaatcgtgggagtagctatgatacttttgagaatttggtattttggctttcgggattatgacgttcgggattttggttttcgggactTCGATCCCCAAGAAACAAAATACTTgacttatagaaccaagtatttaacaagtcttttagtgcacttttaaaagatttaaagtgagaattttctgttgaaattcctatagaagctcttataGCGCCACTTGACTTATAGTCATCTCTGTGATGGAactaagagcgttataagcaaataaaaagacttTTGGTTGTATAGTGctttacttaaggaattctacaagactattaagaaaaaattgcttcttgcgCCGGGACCCGTTTTTCCCATTTTGTCCGTCCGTCATATTTttgaaacggtaagagataatgACTACCGATCTTCAGAAACCCCTCCGTAAAGCCATATGAGCTACAGATGTTTTTTGTCCTTTATCTCCATCCTTTCCTATCATTCGAAACCATAGTTCATTGGGTTTATTTAAAACCCTCTGGCAATTTCTtggattttcggatatattttgaaaGGAGTACACATCGATATTTCATCCACTCTTGATTCACTctattattgaaaaattcaccaatttgaattttttcaaggttaaagtaAATGCGAGTTTCAGACCAAAGGCCTAGCCTAATTCTCGAAAGTCTCGAATtcttaaataataaacaattttaaagatttcCGAAATCTTTTGGATCATTTGCCCATGATAttctaagccatatggctaaaccagAAAAAATCTTAGATCTAAAGCCCATTTATACCACTGTAGAGGGCATATTGTTCAATCAGGGGCCCATTAAGCCTAATAAatagtgaagatatttttcactctttcttgtaaaaattttgcagatattgcaccgcgacttaaacaaatttcctcgtagttcttgtattatttcagcGAGcactatgaaatatgtatttttagatagctcttAATGCACAATtctgaaatatatcagactgataagtcaattctctttaggaaaaaactagtcttcagtgcctctgtgcaaaaacgtatggaaaaatgaaatgtcgagaggctccTGGTTCAATCTATTTGATTCATAGTGGCTTTAACTGAAACCTACTGAAATGATGTCTAAATTTGCTTGTtataacaaattattttttttttaatttgaaaatctaATAAAACAAAGATCTCTCaatagtaattatttttagattcattttatttatttttggtttttatataaataatttatcaccACGAACGAAAATACTTTACTCTAGTTGGATTTTATTAAATGTTAATGTAAACCTCGAAATTATTTTAGATTTAAATATCGgtcaaaattcagaaatattGGAAATCTATCCCATTTCACTAGGTACGCTTGAATTCAAGCTTGAATTAACCCCTAGTCttcagaaaaatttagtctttaaTTAGAACATACCATTCAGATCTTACCGATAAGGCCTAAAATAATGTCTATAGCCACGTGTTATTAATTATAGTTTTAATGCTGAGCCCACTTGACTCTGTATCAGACGGGACTTTATTTCTTTCGTGTTATCAATGAAAGATTCTTATTACATGAATTTTTCGTAGAGTtaatgaaatagttttttttacttattgctgttaatattttaattaatttaataactcTTTGCGAAACTGTacaaaagagcagtaaaaaatcgCATTTGAGTAGTATTAGACCTAAAATAAagcatttttcaatttaacagCAACGGTCTTAGATGCTATCCTCAATACTGAgataaatcttaaaataaattatgtttaaaattgaccttcaaAGATTAATTTGTATTCTCCGATACCgatgtttaattttaaattgccaAAGTGCTTtaagttttacgaactttacctaaaattttacaaacattacaaaatatgaaactattttagaatttcaagaatttttgaagctAATCGAGAGGACCTTTTAAATAAAACGCCATTATCCTTTGACTCAGAAttgtaaatttttgattttaaaatatttaagcatTCCTTATCAGAATTGAGAGGGTTTATTGTACATGATATGACACCAATTATATAATATAGTGTTGAAGAATAATAATAGTGGTGATTATGAAAAGTTATGAAATtaggataaaattaaatttccataCAGCTGATTAGATAAGTTTGGCAATTTTGCTGTCTCTTTTTCACTGGCTTAGCCttaatgaaatgtaaaacatattgaaaaattgaacaTATAACAGgagaaaggacatttccacTGATTAGTGCTGGAGGTTGGAATTatcactaagacggcggtggacgcttgaAGGGTGGGAAAggtcaagaatgagatgaaataaattcaaattcaattatattttataatttttttgttttttatcaagtaaaatgaaatattttatcactgttttactgctcgaactcaaagagagagcagttatataatcgacttttttttcaacttttcactgttttttcactttttttttcacaactttTCACTGAGCTTaatcggtaagagatatcgacttccagtcttcgatgacccccaataacaAAACAAAATCTCGACGTTTGTTTTTCCCCCTCCCCACTCCcctctatcccctccaaaaccacttttttggtttttctcaaaattggcccaagctttttcaatgatttttggacatgctttagagctagtccaggcgaacatttcgcccaaacatacctaaaatttgccattttgaattattgaaggtcaaaggtcaaccactttggaaggctcattttcaGGCGATttcgttaaatttggattttttggaaaggtattgcaatttcgaaccggttaagtaccgattttttgatttccaaatgcttttgtgatttatgaatgaaAGTAGATCAGTcataccaaaagattatgcaaaaaaaactatttcacggtaagctctatctcgtgagttcgagcattccgcaaaactgggacgctttgccatctcttttttatttatttttttcaatttaaattttttaattcaattttattaaataattcaataattaaatttagtaaaattttaaggTTTTTCTACTATTTCTTTCTATCGATGTTCTATTTACTGTCgataaatatttctaatattattttatgtatggtataaatattgtaaaattaacaattctTTAGTTACCATTAATATCCGAATAAACTATTTGtaggaaatatttttctctgtgcaAACTACTGAAGTTATTGAGGGAAAAACCACTTTAAAACATTTGgactatttattttcttaagCTTTTTGCCCAAAATGCAATTTTGGTTAAACTGTTTTGCTAAAATGTTCACTTTTTATGTGTTAACCCATAAAAGCAGCTTCATTATCCGAATGGAAATTTTCTCTCACCTCACATTTATTGGGATAAATCCATCGTTTCCATTGGGTGAATTGGTGTAGAATCACCATGTATCACGTTTTCACTAATATGCAAATGAATCTTTATGGTCTCTCTCGATTTTTCGTTACATGTTTTATGTTCAGTGGAATTTTATATGGAATTTCTTATGCTTTGCAGTTTGGGGTGGCTTTTTCTCAATGAGAAAAATATAGCAGTAAAAGTGCCctttaagatatttaaaaattttccattttgccTTGAAGAGGTAATCTCTGTGagagtgttttttttatcataaacttcaatatgagaatttgcGGAAACAATGTGGCAGGGAGGAGTGATTCCTATTGTTCCTGAAAAGGATGATAAAGGGATGAATTTTAGTAATCATTTTCTCCATTCTGTCACAATAAATTTACAAGGGGTATACAATTGTTTTCGAGTGTGTCATTCGCACACAGTAAATGTGCATTAAGATGATCAGTGGGATGGGCTCAAGAGGAAAATCTTTCATCCCTCCCTtttgtgcaataaaaaaaaaacgaatcgAAAATGCTCCTATGGCAGTAAAAACAAAAACGGAAATGCTAAAAACTTTCAATTCTCTTTATgcagattatttttttattgttcattcCACGACAATAAAACCCGTGATGTCCTTATCCATTTGTctcttgtgaattttcttcccgCGCGCCCAAATAAGGACCAGGGAATCCCCTCTTGTCCCATATCCTCAACATATCCTCAAAACATAAAATCACTGAAGCAGAATTTAATACACACCG is from Phlebotomus papatasi isolate M1 chromosome 1, Ppap_2.1, whole genome shotgun sequence and encodes:
- the LOC129798604 gene encoding aminopeptidase N-like; this encodes MKSYLLILFICISTAFCKYHLPSTSKPNHYDLFLFIDVDGGVFNGSVKINLDVIEPTDKISLNYRDITIYTESISLKTQTNDYVLKETLLNTSSEIAQFTFDQLPIGTYDFSLEFDGSIRNDLKGLYMSYYWTEDGQKHQAATTFLASIYARMIFPCYDEPHYKATFTVSITHSNKYHALSNMQPFNAPEIVAPGILQTNFRPTPKMSTYLLAFIVSDFSENPNSAGNFSIYSQPEHLYMTNYSLTIGQQSLRKLEEYFEAPFQLPKLDLVAFDDFLMGAMENWGLITFLSSRLLYDEATVTTKSLQQMTKTITHELVHQWFGNEVTAEWWSEIWLNEGFATFYEDVITDQLYPEWELMDQFVVHTQQNAMERDASLNARSMADNIETLDDIWGVYTYIPYQKAASVIRMIQNVVSKEAFKDAIKSYIKAMSYSSAVPQNLYDHLENNTYGIRIDRIFSSWVENPGYPLITVTRDYQNRIMEITQRRFIASEDVEVPQNRYYVPINYATAKYPDYSNTEPVNVIFPELPTISIALPDEINDDWVILNKRATYYYRVNYDTKNWRLITESLYSEPTTIAVANRAQLLDDAFTLAKYGQVPYKIPLDLVKYLRNETDYIPVTVAIKHIRHLEQILRGTDIPFRKFLQGIVTNIYNQVTFNEDRGDPHLKKMLRSEVTKLACELEVEECVEDSIQYLDNVIPNTRPAVFCGYLKKTEESSWPLQLYYFKLSEYTRTERSRRKYSQELGDIIASFSCVNSQSLRSSILQMTLNKDPNINFLPGDYNDIFAAIISSDQYSVTEGLEFFAQFYNEIEQGYESLSRIYQTLGNNIKTEEELILLKNIVAEKVDQNQGAAPSLKNIAHSAIAKAEENIAWLNKYSPAIAEWIEQHNSASTQTKSSITLIGSIFIIVCLIANFK